In Zingiber officinale cultivar Zhangliang chromosome 6A, Zo_v1.1, whole genome shotgun sequence, a single genomic region encodes these proteins:
- the LOC121994730 gene encoding zinc finger MYM-type protein 1-like, whose protein sequence is MSTSRVSSARDQGQMYRGAASTVAPPCRRNKKNISERGGKKLFTVTKKKSQSHSQQEKKQNGVGENEETKNKYDVGARDRIRKEYVAMGPCQSRGHNFPRKKDRPSNIGVRGDDVFTRSGFINWKKAIEKFNEHVGGVGSAHNEARIQFEGFKNQRQSVEYSFSSGKHELEVAYQCPEVATVVGMNAPGNNQMIAPKIQKQLVNACAVETTNAILDDLGDRYVNKHGEVIERFMAVVHVVTTTAACLKEAIDSLFAKYGLSVARLKGQGYDGASNMFGEFNGLKSLIMKENPYALYVHCFAHQLQLVVVAVAQANQYVYDFMWIVGSIVNTSASSCKRADKLRQLEHDRKVKLLERGEISSCRGLNQETSLARPGDTRWGSHHSILCHIEQMWPSVIEVLQNLIDDGDRSSKGLSRTLVERMERYEFVFILLLMKRILAITNHLSTVLKEKDQNIMNAMHLINNMKCKLQKLRDSGCDILLEDVKKFCNTHSIEIINMTDNINNRSRLKRDGINVNFYHYYHIEIFCEVIDIILQEMDSRFSETTANLLIYMSCLDPRNSFSRFDVQKLVRLAHFYKDDFSWNEHMLAEQELETYIDDVRLDERFEGISNLGAIAKKMIETMKNRVFPLVYRMIELALLLPVATATVERVFSAMNIVKTDLQNRIGDE, encoded by the exons ATGAGCACATCACGTGTTTCAAGTGCCAGAGATCAGGGGCAGATGTACCGGGGGGCGGCGTCGACGGTCGCCCCCCCTTGCCGgcgaaacaaaaaaaatatatcggAGCGCGGCGGTAAAAAACTCTTCACAGTGACGAAGAAAAAATCGCAGTCGCACTCGCAGCAGGAGAAAAAACAGAACGGTGTCGgagaaaacgaagagacgaagAACA agtatgATGTTGGTGCTAGAGATCGTATTCGAAAAGAATATGTTGCTATGGGCCCTTGTCAATCTCGAGGCCATAATTTTCCAAGAAAAAAAGATAG ACCTAGTAATATAGGGGTTAGAGGAGATGATGTGTTTACGAGATCTGGTTTCATAAATTGGAAAAAAGCAATTGAAAAATTCAATGAGCATGTAGGTGGAGTTGGTAGTGCGCACAATGAGGCAAGAATACAGTTTGAGGGtttcaagaatcaaagacaaagtGTGGAATATTCATTTTCATCGGGGAAACATGAGCTTGAAGTTGCTTATC AGTGTCCAGAAGTTGCGACAGTTGTTGGAATGAATGCACCtggaaataatcaaatgattgcccCAAAAATTCAAAAGCAATTGGTGAATGCTTGTGCAGTTGAGACCACAAATGCTATTCTAGATGATCTTGGAGACAG ATATGTGAACAAACATGGAGAGGTGATTGAACGATTTATGGCTGTAGTTCATGTTGTAACAACTACGGCTGCTTGTTTGAAGGAGGCAATCGACTCTTTATTTGCTAAGTATGGTTTGTCAGTGGCGAGATTGAAgggtcaaggatatgatggtgcttCAAATATGTTTGGAGAATTTAATGGCTTAAAATCACTGATAATGAAAGAAAATCCATATGCATTgtatgttcattgttttgctcatcaactccagctaGTGGTTGTAGCTGTTGCTCAAGCAAATCAATATGTTTATGATTTCATGTGGATTGTTGGTTCGATTGTGAACACATCTGCATCATCTTGCAAAAGGGCCGACAAACTTCGACAACTTGAACATGACAGAAAAGTTAAACTTCTTGAAAGAGGAGAGATTAGTTCTTGTAGAGGACTAAACCAAGAAACTAGTCTAGCTAGACCTGGAGATACACGATGGGGGTCTCATCATTCAATTTTATGTCATATTGAACAAATGTGGCCATCTGTTATAGAGGTTCTTCAAAATTTGATTGATGATGGTGATCGTTCTTCTAAGGGTTTAAGTAGAACTTTGGTTGAAAGAATGGAGAGATATGAATTTGTGTTTATTCTACTATTGATGAAACGTATATTGGCAATCACAAATCATTTGTCAACcgttttaaaagagaaagatcAAAATATTATGAATGCGATGCATTTGATCAATAATATGAAATGCAAATTGCAAAAGTTGAGAGATTCTGGATGTGATATTTTACTTGAGGATGTGAAGAAATTTTGTAACACTCATTccattgaaataattaatatgaCAGATAACATCAACAACCGTAGTCGTTTGAAGAGAGATGGAATAAATGTTAATTTTTATCACTACTACCATATTGAAATTTTTTGTGAG GTTATCGATATTATTCTACAGGAGATGGATAGTCGTTTCTCTGAAACAACTGCAAATTTGttgatttatatgtcatgccttgatCCTAGGAACTCGTTCTCTAGATTTGATGTACAGAAGTTAGTGCGTTTAGCTCATTTTTATAAggatgatttttcttggaatgaGCATATGTTGGCTGAACAAGAGCTTGAAACATATATTGATGATGTCAGATTAGATGAACGATTTGAAGGCATTTCAAATTTGGGAGCTATAGCAAAGAAAATGATTGAAACAATGAAGAATCGTGTATTTCCTTTGGTTTATCGGATGATTGAGCTAGCCTTACTTCTTCCAGTTGCTACTGCAACCGTTGAAAGAGTGTTTTCGGCAATGAATATTGTCAAAACAGATTTGCAAAACAGAATTGGAGATGAATGA